One genomic window of Daphnia pulex isolate KAP4 chromosome 10, ASM2113471v1 includes the following:
- the LOC124205079 gene encoding germinal-center associated nuclear protein-like: MRSQSRKQPAHENHSSKNEIANSQQGEDSEAAVKLPQKKNPVFSDGLPMNVSVEQLKAILIQPAQNVGDRAVLLDARDRLVRLIKDAKDKNISTKRVTTLSGTCLDMCPEKERYSRAEKHRLALYEMLVSPEKMEYDVDHRLAVKEYSRSSADQAEPLAHELRPLPVLQMTMDYLIAKIVDRCNKPGENLGDWFNFLWDRMRGIRKDITQQSLCEKGSVDLVEKCARFHIHCTSRLCELDMQDFDQKINDENLTKCLQTLKHMYYDLSVKNIYCPNEAEFRSYDVLLHLNDGEILREVLQLRSEIRDSYEVRSALEFVNTLNSRNYVRFFKLARSNRDYLQCCLLQRYFNQMRNQAFQIMVQAYGPPKKGQMKLFSLINLLGYEDEEEAAIWCDYHGLPLDPQKKTVKFDRSSFIELPEKFPPMRRSSLIENKRTSSVSNCIAKSGVPEDPTLHHTPLNSFDCNGVLLPEAWLTEDQVELVKASQVPAVSSTITAPTYTSVPQNMVETMSVRVRNELIIATVNEILEEIVQKIVVEQIKVKTTHRIFRQLLEEFTRDFCTELASEVMSEIKTAKYQLQHKLDLERKVRVFSSKIFGDILDSVICEQVKYIGVEEIQSATRLRVNIMKEKHARRMLDALVNEIITVESRAVASVVASEAIETREIMVSRVSELVKQLRVRRWIRKWRRFTALQIRRRKEKQTFPACPSRLVFDQQIASLKSKGESPGVSLKRKSLVEQTVSVKRCNSLSDLQFNLNKINSSLEEKIFDLFLLLEKLPWNSLERNRSWKLVIMSIGDEKVGDIFRKWLGFSTTKRTKNGWVYTETKTNQNPITLCVRFVNGCDQILEFLRGANAFLVVYDPLSEVENTLKNLAQLVLLHSKYFPLSVASIASKDHSQKMDHVVQILKPCCHKKLSFDKPGFDKYYVLTELFSTLFEVGQTTVIPPSTRLSTTTVWDLANNFITHKVLPTIYRDMQLRLEYNLPHQSLSHLLDFNNHAIQSFLENIVLDSELSQVRWPASEFVCIPHLTFPPTNWNSKSYQNELKQSLERYLVLPFWHPNEDSFLSVCVSLRNYCVDLSVETDVTALLSRVDSILFQTKQRFEKNHSNQNLLQSHIIPWTDIYQACIDYRLQAFVNEGSNKLMGYFPQAFDEIQSDLSWVKARSFLEPTDQLCTELNAQPSDRGKISISANQQPKSLDLPDSIATLCSAIADSSRQSHEENKLFEAILLRVLTPEKKSLKRSPAKQSSTTPVSMEDHFDLLERRLQQSRCESQQFESYLKRALDDA; the protein is encoded by the exons ATGAGATCTCAGAGTAGAAAACAACCTGCTCATGAAAATCATAGcagcaaaaatgaaattgcaaaTTCTCAACAGGGCGAAGATTCTGAAGCAGCTGTCAAACTGCCACAGAAAAAGAATCCCGTGTTTAGCGATGGATTACCAATGAACGTTAGTGTGGAACAACTAAAAGCTATTCTCATCCAGCCAGCCCAAAATGTTGGAGATAGAGCAGTGTTACTTGATGCTAGAGATAGACTTGTACGTTTGATTAAAGATGCCAAGGATAAAAATATTAGTACCAAACGAGTCACCACTCTTAGTGGTACTTGTTTGGATATGTGCCCAGAGAAGGAAAGATATTCAAGAGCAGAGAAACATAGGCTTGCTCTTTATGAAATGCTGGTTTCTCCTGAAAAAATG GAGTATGATGTGGATCACCGATTGGCCGTAAAAGAATACTCCAGAAGCTCAGCAGATCAAGCAGAACCATTGGCTCATGAATTAAGGCCACTTCCAGTTTTACAAATGACAATGGATTACCTTATTGCAAAAATTGTTGATCGATGCAACAAACCAGGTGAAAATCTTGGTGATTGGTTTAACTTTTTATGGGATAGAATGAGGGGAATTcgaaag GACATAACTCAGCAAAGCTTATGCGAAAAAGGATCCGTCGATTTGGTTGAAAAGTGTGCTCGGTTTCACATCCATTGCACATCGCGTTTGTGTGAATTGGATATGCAAGACTTTGATCAGAAAATCAACGATGAAAATCTTACCAAATGCTTACAAACACTCAAACATATGTATTACGATCTTTCCGTAAAAAACATATATTGTCCAAATGAGGCCGAATTTAGAAGTTATGACGTCCTCCTGCACTTAAACGACGGTGAAATTTTAAG AGAAGTACTACAGTTACGATCTGAGATCCGTGATTCGTACGAAGTTCGATCGGCCCTCGAATTTGTAAATACGTTAAACAGCCGTAATTACGTTCGCTTTTTCAAGTTGGCCAGATCTAACCGAGATTATTTACAATGCTGTCTACTTCAACGCTACTTTAATCAAATGCGTAACCAGGCTTTTCAAATAATGGTACAGGCCTATGGGCCACCAAAAAAAGGCCAG ATGAAGCTGTTCAGTCTAATAAATCTTCTTGGTtatgaagatgaagaggaagCAGCGATTTGGTGCGATTACCATGGGTTACCCCTCGATCCTCAAAAAAAGACCGTAAAATTTGATCGTTCCAGCTTTATTGAACTTCCTGAAAAATTCCCTCCTATGCGGCGTTCTTCTCTCATTGAAAACAAGCGAACATCTTCTGTCAGCAACTGCATTGCCAAAAGCGGGGTACCTGAAGATCCTACCTTACATCATACTCCGCTGAACAGCTTCGACTGCAACGGTGTATTACTTCCAGAGGCATGGTTAACGGAAGATCAAGTTGAACTTGTTAAAGCGTCGCAGGTTCCAGCCGTCTCATCAACCATCACTGCACCCACGTATACTTCCGTTCCACAAAACATGGTTGAAACTATGTCTGTTCGAGTTCGGAATGAATTAATAATTGCGACAGTAAACGAGATCCTTGAAGAAATTGTTCAGAAAATAGTCGTTGaacaaattaaagttaaaactACTCATCGAATCTTCAGACAACTACTTGAGGAGTTTACGAG AGATTTTTGCACGGAGCTGGCGAGTGAAGTTATGTCAGAGATTAAGACTGCAAAGTACCAGTTACAACACAAACTAGACCTGGAGCGTAAAGTTCGAGTTTTTTCAAGCAAG atTTTTGGCGATATTTTGGATTCCGTTATTTGCGAACAAGTGAAATACATTGGCgttgaagaaattcaatcCGCGACTCGCTTACGTGTTAACATCATGAAAGAAAAGCATGCCCGTCGAATGCTCGATGCGttagtaaatgaaattattacgGTCGAAAGCCGTGCAGTTGCCTCGGTTGTAGCGTCTGAAGCCATTGaaacaag GGAAATAATGGTTTCACGAGTTTCAGAACTAGTTAAACAACTTAGAGTTCGTCGTTGGATTAGAAAATGGCGAAGATTTACGGCTTTGCAAATCcgtcgaagaaaagaaaagcaaacatTTCCAGCTTGCCCTTCTCGTTTAGTATTTGATCAACAAATAGCTTCTTTGAAATCAAAAGGCGAGTCGCCGGGTGTGTCTTTAAAGCGCAAATCTCTTGTCGAACAAACCGTCTCTGTCAAACGCTGTAATTCTCTCTCTG accttcaatttaatttaaacaagATTAACTCGtcattagaagaaaaaatattcgatttatttttgcttcttGAGAAATTGCCTTGGAATTCTTTGGAAAGAAACCGCTCCTGGAAACTTGTTATTATGTCTATTGGGGATGAAAAAGTCGGAGATATTTTCCGTAAGTGGTTGGGCTTCTCCACAACAAAACGGACTAAAAACGGG TGGGTGTATACTGAAACGAAAACCAATCAAAATCCTATCACGCTTTGCGTCCGTTTTGTGAATGGTTGTGACCAAATATTGGAATTTTTGCGAGGTGCAAACGCTTTTCTGGTGGTCTATGATCCTCTTTCAGAAGTGGAAAACACCTTAAAAAATCTGGCTCAGTTGGTTTTGCTGCACTCGAAGTATTTTCCGCTGTCCGTGGCTTCGATCGCGTCAAAAGATCATTCTCAAAAGATGGATCACGTGGTTCAAATTTTAAAGCCATGCTGTCACAAGAAACTAAGTTTTGATAAACCTGGTTTCGATAAATATTATGTT CTTACAGAACTTTTCTCGACCCTTTTTGAAGTCGGCCAAACCACCGTCATCCCGCCTTCTACTCGCTTAAGCACTACCACAGTTTGGGATCTggcaaataattttattactcACAAAGTCCTCCCGACAATTTACCGTGATATGCAACTGCGGTTGGAGTACAACCTTCCTCATCAG tcgTTATCTCACCTGcttgattttaataatcaTGCCATCCAGAGCTTTCTTGAAAACATTGTGTTAGATTCTGAGCTCAGTCAAGTTCGTTGGCCGGCCTCAGAATTTGTTTGCATACCCCACCTTACTTTTCCTCCTACCAATTGGAACTCAAAATCATATCAAAACGAACTAAAACAG TCGCTTGAAAGATACTTGGTTCTCCCATTCTGGCATCCTAATGAGGACAGTTTTTTATCAGTGTGCGTTTCATTGCGCAACTATTGCGTCGATCTTTCTGTAGAAACAGATGTGACAGCGTTACTCTCGAG GGTTGATTCCATCTTGTTTCAGACTAAACAACGTTTTGAGAAAAATCATTCTAATCAAAATCTTCTCCAGAGTCACATCATACCTTGGACTGATATTTATCAA GCCTGTATCGATTATCGGTTGCAAGCATTTGTCAATGAAGGGTCGAACAAATTAATGGGCTATTTTCCTCAAGCATTTGACGAAATCCAGTCCGATCTGTCTTGGGTAAAGGCTAGAAGTTTTTTGGAACCCACAG ATCAACTATGTACGGAATTGAACGCTCAGCCATCAGATCGCGGAAAAATTTCGATATCCGCCAATCAACAACCCAAATCCCTTGATTTACCAGACAGTATTGCAACACTTTGTAGCGCCATCGCTGATTCTTCAAGACAAAGtcatgaagaaaacaaactttttgaaGCAATCCTCTTGCGTGTCCTTACTCCTGAAAAGAAATCACTCAAACGTTCACCGGCCAAGCAATCTTCCACAACGCCTGTTAGTATGGAGGATCACTTCGATTTGCTGGAAAGAAGACTGCAGCAATCTCGCTGTGAGAGCCAACAGTTTGAATCCTATTTAAAACGAGCGTTGGATGATGCTTGA
- the LOC124205082 gene encoding glycine receptor subunit alpha-2-like isoform X2, with protein MKTMWTIEWFQIVLLIFVALFAENQAEDETSLVLTDILPKDTKTYDKNRPPKYSGQPTVVYFHVTVLSLDTINEESMTYVADIFLAQSWRDHRLRLPENMTSEYRILDVGWLQNIWRPDVFFKNAKQVTFHEMSVPNHYLWLYHDKTLIYMAKLTLVLSCAMKFESYPHDTQICSMQIESLSHTTFDLVFKWNLTDPLVTNPDIELPQLDIAKNFTEDCTLEYSTGNFTCLAVVFNLRRRLGYHLFHTYIPSGLIVVMSWISFWIKPEAIPARVTLGVTSLLTLATQSTQSQRSLPPVSYVKAIDVWMSSCTLFVFMSLMQFAVCNHFMGTGTPAKPKVLSDEELHNSGLDSPGHTNGLLRFRAKSPNAAERRTTPKYVTSCYGREVALSIDKWSRFTFPFAYLVFNIFYWTTFLEDVNVINL; from the exons ATGAAAACGATGTGGACTATAGAATGGTTCCAGATCGTTCTTCTCATCTTTGTCGCCCTTTTTGCTGAAAACCAAGCCGA gGATGAAACAAGCTTGGTATTAACCGATATCTTGCCAAAGGATACTAAAACCTACGACAAAAATCGACCTCCAAAGTATTCCGGACAGCCAACAGTc GTTTATTTCCACGTAACAGTTCTGTCACTCGACACCATCAATGAAGAATCAATG ACATATGTAGCGGACATATTTCTGGCACAAAGTTGGAGAGATCATCGTCTACGTTTACCCGAAAATATGACGTCTGAATATCG aaTTCTCGATGTCGGTTGGCTACAAAATATATGGCGGCCTGatgtctttttcaaaaatgccaAACAAGTCACATTTCACGAAATGAGTGTACCTAATCACTATCTGTGGCTTTATCACGACAAAACACTTATCTACATGGCCAA GTTGACGCTGGTTTTGTCCTGTGCCATGAAATTCGAATCTTATCCGCATGACACACAAATCTGTTCGATGCAAATCGAAAGCC tTTCTCACACGACGTTTGATTTGGTGTTCAAGTGGAATCTGACTGATCCTCTAGTAACGAATCCTGATATCGAATTGCCTCAATTAGACATTGCCAAAAATTTCACGGAAGATTGTACGTTGGAATATTCAACGG GTAATTTCACCTGCCTGGCCGTGGTATTTAACCTTCGACGTCGATTAGGCTATCATTTATTTCATACGTACATCCCATCGGGACTGATTGTCGTTATGTCTTGGATTTCATTCTGGATCAAACCTGAAGCAATTCCTGCCAGGGTTACCTTAGGAGTGACATCGCTACTTACACTAG CTACACAAAGTACGCAGTCACAAAGGTCACTGCCTCCCGTGTCTTACGTCAAAGCTATAGACGTATGGATGTCGTCATGCACTCTTTTCGTATTTATGTCTCTCATGCAATTCGCc GTTTGCAATCACTTCATGGGAACCGGAACTCCCGCAAAACCAAAAGTGCTATCAGACGAAGAACTTCATAATAGTGGTCTTGATTCg CCGGGTCATACCAATGGGCTACTACGCTTTCGGGCGAAATCCCCCAATGCAGCAGAGCGGAGAACGACTCCCAAATATGTCACTTCTTGTTATGGTCGCGAG GTTGCGCTCTCCATAGACAAATGGTCGCGATTCACTTTTCCATTCGCATACTTGGtctttaatattttctattgGACCACTTTTCTAGAAGATGTCAATGTCATCaacttgtga
- the LOC124205080 gene encoding gamma-aminobutyric acid receptor subunit gamma-3-like, whose translation MWIIHAALLVLTVFVLGGGHEVPAMSLLTRKGKRWPELPKNHQRFSSTSPFQQPLHSVPAAREPELALDLFSVTGIERKGRTVNPDVLKRNEFRAGHLPAEENEHHRIRHNRRKTGRRHASVENKQLTFEAETDDGHDLSSNNMHELDSLTSTPQPANGDDDETENEITEETTPPDPTSNRPPILPRRCSGKNNDSSCTSERNNRFPSSVLMIEAHYNQTVRDFLQICTPVERVEIESVDDVQLLLNALYEQMTVKDKASASLVLLFNLEHYANWTKERVIDVLQSSVNALHNGFNDMTIYSKFHQDGADSNDTHLTLTYDVKYWLSELCNQRLTPCADFASIILESVLQMNDIENEGVTNHLASGEMDSLEDASSQANAWCQQLGLGPGSRIVDVRALPLKSAGGYHREESSLVLGDILPRNSKSYDKNRAPKFFGQPTIVYFHVTVLSIDTINEESMTYVADIFLAQSWRDHRLRLPEDMTEEYRILDVGWLQDIWRPDCFFKNAKKVTFHEMSVPNHYLWLYHDKTLIYMAKLTLVLSCAMKFENYPHDTQVCSMQIESLSHTTHDLVFKWNFTDPLVTNPDIELPQLDIAKNSTEDCTLEYSTGNFTCLAVVFNLRRRLGYHLFHTYIPSGLIVVMSWISFWIKPEAIPARATLGVTSLLTLSTQSTQSQRSLPPVSYVKAIDVWMSSCTVFVFMSLMEFAVVNSFMGPVATKPMKGYSEEDLTIHRPSGYNGTSSSLRLRGKASSPARGPPPPPPGPQYVTFCNGREVALFIDQWSRLFFPLAFIILNIVYWTTFLH comes from the exons ATGTGGATAATTCACGCAGCTCTGCTAGTTCTCACTGTTTTCGTCCTAGGCGGTGGACATGA AGTGCCTGCAATGTCTCTTCTAACGAGAAAAGGTAAACGTTGGCCGGAATTACCCAAAAACCACCAACGGTTCTCATCGACGAGCCCATTCCAGCAGCCATTACACAGTGTGCCAGCAGCTAGAGAACCCGAATTAGCGCTGGATTTATTTTCCGTCACGGGTATTGAGAGAAAGGGGCGTACGGTCAACCCAGATGTCTTAAAACGAAATGAATTCAGAGCTGGTCATTTACCGGCAGAAGAAAACGAACATCATCGCATTCGCCACAATCGGCGCAAAACTGGTCGGCGGCACGCTTCCGTCGAGAACAAACAATTGACATTCGAGGCCGAAACGGACGACGGCCACGACCTGTCGAGTAACAACATGCATGAACTCGACAGCTTGACTTCAACACCTCAGCCAGCCaacggtgatgatgatgaaacggAAAACGAAATAACGGAGGAGACAACGCCGCCAGACCCAACCTCCAATCGTCCACCAATTCTTCCACGGAGATGCTCGGGAAAGAACAACGATTCCAGCTGTACGTCCGAGCGCAATAATCGTTTCCCGTCGTCGGTCTTGATGATCGAAGCTCATTACAATCAGACGGTGCGAGACTTTTTGCAGATCTGCACACCGGTGGAGCGGGTGGAAATCGAGAGCGTCGATGACGTCCAACTGCTTCTCAACGCTCTCTATGAGCAGATGACGGTCAAGGACAAAGCAAGCG CCAGTCTCGTCttgcttttcaatttggaGCACTACGCCAATTGGACCAAAGAACGGGTCATCGATGTTTTGCAGTCCTCGGTCAATGCCCTTCACAACGGCTTCAACGACATGACGATTTACAGCAAATTCCATCAAGATGGGGCCGATTCCAACGACACCCATCTCACGCTAACCTACGACGTCAAGTATTGGCTCTCTGAATTGTGCAACCAACGTCTGACTCCGTGTGCCGACTTCGCCTCCATCATTCTCGAGTCCGTCTTACAAATGAACgacattgaaaatgaaggCGTCACCAATCACTTGGCGTCAGGAGAAATGGATTCGTTAGAAGATGCGTCGTCGCAAGCCAATGC GTGGTGCCAGCAACTTGGACTGGGTCCAGGCTCCCGAATCGTCGATGTGAGAGCATTGCCTCTCAAATCTGCGGGTGGCTATCATAG GGAAGAATCAAGCTTGGTACTTGGAGATATTCTGCCGAGAAATTCCAAGTCATATGATAAAAACAGAGCGCCGAAATTTTTTGGACAACCAACCATA GTGTACTTTCACGTAACCGTCTTATCCATTGATACCATTAATGAGGAATCCATG ACGTACGTAGCAGACATTTTCCTTGCACAGAGCTGGAGAGATCACCGTCTGCGGTTACCAGAAGATATGACAGAAGAGTACCG AATTCTTGATGTCGGTTGGTTGCAAGACATTTGGCGGCCGGAttgctttttcaaaaacgcCAAGAAAGTAACATTTCACGAGATGAGTGTTCCTAATCACTATCTCTGGTTGTATCACGATAAGACCCTAATTTACATGGCCAA GTTGACTTTGGTATTGTCCTGTgcaatgaaatttgaaaattatccGCATGACACGCAAGTTTGTTCCATGCAAATTGAAAGCT TGTCCCACACCACACATGATCTGGTATTTAAATGGAACTTTACCGACCCCCTGGTAACCAATCCCGATATTGAGCTGCCGCAATTGGATATCGCAAAAAATTCCACAGAAGACTGCACGCTAGAATACTCGACCG GTAATTTCACCTGCCTGGCCGTGGTATTCAACCTTCGCCGCCGATTAGGCTACCACTTGTTTCATACTTACATTCCGTCAGGATTAATTGTAGTTATGTCTTGGATTTCCTTCTGGATCAAACCCGAAGCTATTCCTGCCAGAGCTACATTGGGTGTAACTTCCCTCCTTACTTTGT cgACACAAAGTACGCAGTCCCAGAGATCTCTTCCGCCTGTTTCCTACGTCAAAGCGATTGACGTTTGGATGTCTTCTTGCACTGTTTTCGTCTTTATGTCTCTAATGGAATTTGCAGTCGTTAACAGTTTTATGGGACCGG TTGCAACCAAGCCGATGAAGGGCTATTCTGAAGAAGACTTAACGATCCATCGA CCTTCCGGTTACAATGGCACTTCTTCATCCCTTCGCTTGAGAGGAAAAGCCTCTAGCCCTGCCCGTGgaccgccgccaccgccgccaggCCCTCAATATGTTACCTTCTGTAACGGTCGCGAAGTGGCCTTGTTTATTGATCAATGGTcgcgtctcttttttcctctcgcCTTCATCATTCTCAACATTGTCTACTGGACTACTTTTTTGCACTGA
- the LOC124205083 gene encoding ceramide glucosyltransferase-B-like yields MSHSYVDFTCLVAAVAVFVFWIGYWFVHALAIAYGKWKLHHKSCKLPMETPYPAVSILKPLTGVDVNLFSNLETFFTMEYPVYELLFCISDESDPSLMLVKKLIEKYPKVDARIFVGGEKVGINPKINNIQLGYASAKYELFMISDAGVRMKEDTLLDMVQHLKEDVGLIHQMPFVCDRDGFPAVLEKIYFGTAHARIYLAADFAGVNCATGMSALMRKKLIDDAGGLKAFGCYLAEDFFLAKAIKDRGWKIGICSQPAWQNPGVCHIPTFQKRIIRWAKLRIAMVPSTIVFEPLSECMMLGILAAWSIYWLFECDPLAVYLLHVLFWFLLDWILLSIVQNGPLPFSKFEFVLGWFLRELSAPFLFLNALLRPAIRWKAGVYRLKWGGVVEEINPTVKQ; encoded by the exons ATGTCACACTCTTACGTCGATTTCACCTGCCTAGTCGCAGCCGtagccgtttttgttttctggatCGGATACTGGTTCGTCCATGCTCTAGCAATTGCTTATGG AAAATGGAAGTTGCATCACAAGAGCTGCAAGCTACCAATGGAAACACCATATCCGGCCGTTTCTATCCTGAAGCCGCTCACTGGAGTTGATGTTAATTTGTTTAGTAATCTCGAAACGTTTTTTACAATGGAGTATCCGGTG taCGAATTACTTTTTTGTATCAGTGACGAAAGCGACCCGTCATTGATGTTGGTCAAAAAGTTAATAGAGAAATACCCCAAAGTAGACGCCCGAATTTTTGTTG GTGGCGAAAAAGTAGGCATCAATcccaaaataaacaatattCAGCTTGGTTATGCTTCTGCCAAATACGAATTATTTATGATCTCAGATGCTGGTGTTCGTA TGAAAGAAGACACGCTTCTTGATATGGTACAACATTTGAAAGAAGATGTTGGATTAATTCACCAAATGCCATTCGTATGTGACCGCGACGGGTTCCCAGCCGTCTTAGAGAAA atttattttggaaCAGCCCATGCTCGAATCTATTTGGCAGCTGATTTCGCAGGAGTTAATTGTGCTACGGGTATGTCGGCTTTGATGCGAAAGAAGCTGATTGACGACGCCGGTGGTCTTAAAGCATTTGGATGCTATTTGGCCGAAGACTTCTTTCTGGCCAAGGCTATTAAAGACCGTGGCTGGAAAATTGGCATTTGCAGCCAACCTGCGTGGCAGAATCCCGGCGTCTGCCACATACCCACTTTCCAGAAACGAATCATTCGTTGGGCAAAACTGAGAATTGCAATGGTTCCCAGCACAATTGTCTTTGAACCGCTTTCAGAGTGCAT gatGCTTGGTATCTTAGCTGCATGGTCCATTTATTGGCTGTTTGAATGTGATCCACTTGCAGTCTATTTATTGCAcgttcttttttggtttttgctaGATTggattcttctttctattgTACAA aaTGGGCCGCTACCCTTCAGCAAGTTTGAATTTGTGCTAGGATGGTTTCTGCGAGAGCTGAGCGCACCTTTTCTGTTCCTCAATGCTCTGCTTCGACCAGCCATCCGCTGGAAAGCAGGAGTTTACCGCCTCAAGTGGGGAGGAGTTGTTGAGGAGATAAACCCTACTGTGAAACAGTGA
- the LOC124205082 gene encoding glycine receptor subunit alphaZ1-like isoform X1 → MKTMWTIEWFQIVLLIFVALFAENQAEDETSLVLTDILPKDTKTYDKNRPPKYSGQPTVVYFHVTVLSLDTINEESMTYVADIFLAQSWRDHRLRLPENMTSEYRILDVGWLQNIWRPDVFFKNAKQVTFHEMSVPNHYLWLYHDKTLIYMAKLTLVLSCAMKFESYPHDTQICSMQIESRKLFFFLANLFLLITISHCALHLHFISLVSHTTFDLVFKWNLTDPLVTNPDIELPQLDIAKNFTEDCTLEYSTGNFTCLAVVFNLRRRLGYHLFHTYIPSGLIVVMSWISFWIKPEAIPARVTLGVTSLLTLATQSTQSQRSLPPVSYVKAIDVWMSSCTLFVFMSLMQFAVCNHFMGTGTPAKPKVLSDEELHNSGLDSPGHTNGLLRFRAKSPNAAERRTTPKYVTSCYGREVALSIDKWSRFTFPFAYLVFNIFYWTTFLEDVNVINL, encoded by the exons ATGAAAACGATGTGGACTATAGAATGGTTCCAGATCGTTCTTCTCATCTTTGTCGCCCTTTTTGCTGAAAACCAAGCCGA gGATGAAACAAGCTTGGTATTAACCGATATCTTGCCAAAGGATACTAAAACCTACGACAAAAATCGACCTCCAAAGTATTCCGGACAGCCAACAGTc GTTTATTTCCACGTAACAGTTCTGTCACTCGACACCATCAATGAAGAATCAATG ACATATGTAGCGGACATATTTCTGGCACAAAGTTGGAGAGATCATCGTCTACGTTTACCCGAAAATATGACGTCTGAATATCG aaTTCTCGATGTCGGTTGGCTACAAAATATATGGCGGCCTGatgtctttttcaaaaatgccaAACAAGTCACATTTCACGAAATGAGTGTACCTAATCACTATCTGTGGCTTTATCACGACAAAACACTTATCTACATGGCCAA GTTGACGCTGGTTTTGTCCTGTGCCATGAAATTCGAATCTTATCCGCATGACACACAAATCTGTTCGATGCAAATCGAAAGCCgtaagctatttttttttctagccaatttgtttttgttaattaCAATAAGTCACTGTGCActtcatttacattttatttcattagtTTCTCACACGACGTTTGATTTGGTGTTCAAGTGGAATCTGACTGATCCTCTAGTAACGAATCCTGATATCGAATTGCCTCAATTAGACATTGCCAAAAATTTCACGGAAGATTGTACGTTGGAATATTCAACGG GTAATTTCACCTGCCTGGCCGTGGTATTTAACCTTCGACGTCGATTAGGCTATCATTTATTTCATACGTACATCCCATCGGGACTGATTGTCGTTATGTCTTGGATTTCATTCTGGATCAAACCTGAAGCAATTCCTGCCAGGGTTACCTTAGGAGTGACATCGCTACTTACACTAG CTACACAAAGTACGCAGTCACAAAGGTCACTGCCTCCCGTGTCTTACGTCAAAGCTATAGACGTATGGATGTCGTCATGCACTCTTTTCGTATTTATGTCTCTCATGCAATTCGCc GTTTGCAATCACTTCATGGGAACCGGAACTCCCGCAAAACCAAAAGTGCTATCAGACGAAGAACTTCATAATAGTGGTCTTGATTCg CCGGGTCATACCAATGGGCTACTACGCTTTCGGGCGAAATCCCCCAATGCAGCAGAGCGGAGAACGACTCCCAAATATGTCACTTCTTGTTATGGTCGCGAG GTTGCGCTCTCCATAGACAAATGGTCGCGATTCACTTTTCCATTCGCATACTTGGtctttaatattttctattgGACCACTTTTCTAGAAGATGTCAATGTCATCaacttgtga